A stretch of the Natribaculum luteum genome encodes the following:
- a CDS encoding ATP-binding protein: MRLLRNRSDGKSLSNYYQATETTSQIQLDEFVDVAADTFPGITDIRQNWEALLGYLGDQDGIIVLDGFPYLIDADESLPSVIQRLWDQRFQHTSGTLILVGSSIGMMEEATLLGNSPLYGRFTEKLDLRPLDFAAAQELLPDEYSPEERVFAWGIFGGVPYYLDGIDLDQNLETVLTKEVLSQKGYLHNEPEYVLRTELTDPNRYFAILTAIAAGKTTSNEIAQTVGIDGKQISTYTQKLERSRLVEREVPITEEKAKSRRGRYRILDPLFRFWFRFVYGKEDRYERLGEDAYEAVIEPELPDFVSQEFETLCQDALPRLYPEKLFLNIGRWWYKEHEVDVVGFTTDGTMIVGECKFTNSPLDYSALSSLEDHASKIRWTPDSGEVDTEYALFTRSGATQSVQEAVSERDDLQLFNVDDVTNP; this comes from the coding sequence ATGAGACTGCTACGAAATCGGTCTGACGGCAAATCGCTATCCAACTACTACCAGGCTACGGAAACCACGTCACAGATACAACTCGACGAGTTCGTCGACGTCGCTGCCGACACGTTTCCAGGAATTACGGATATCAGGCAAAACTGGGAAGCACTCCTGGGGTATCTCGGTGATCAGGACGGAATTATCGTCCTCGACGGATTTCCCTATCTGATCGATGCCGACGAGAGCCTCCCCTCGGTCATTCAGCGGCTGTGGGACCAGCGATTCCAACACACATCGGGAACACTCATTCTGGTTGGGTCATCGATCGGCATGATGGAAGAAGCGACGCTTCTTGGGAACAGCCCCCTGTACGGGCGCTTCACCGAGAAACTTGATCTCCGGCCACTCGACTTCGCCGCTGCACAAGAGCTCCTTCCAGACGAGTACTCCCCCGAAGAGCGTGTTTTCGCGTGGGGAATTTTCGGTGGCGTCCCATACTATCTCGACGGTATCGATCTCGATCAGAACCTCGAGACAGTCCTCACGAAGGAGGTGCTCTCTCAGAAAGGATATCTCCACAACGAACCAGAATACGTCCTCCGGACCGAACTCACAGACCCGAATCGGTACTTCGCGATTCTCACCGCAATAGCCGCGGGGAAGACGACATCGAACGAGATCGCCCAAACGGTGGGAATCGACGGGAAACAAATCTCGACGTACACTCAGAAGTTAGAACGGTCGCGGCTCGTTGAACGGGAAGTTCCGATCACCGAGGAGAAAGCGAAGTCACGCCGCGGACGCTATAGAATCCTGGATCCCCTCTTTCGCTTCTGGTTCCGCTTCGTCTACGGCAAAGAGGATCGATACGAGCGTCTAGGTGAGGACGCCTACGAAGCAGTTATCGAGCCAGAACTCCCTGATTTCGTCAGTCAAGAGTTCGAAACGCTTTGCCAGGATGCCCTCCCACGCCTGTATCCAGAGAAGCTGTTCCTCAATATCGGCCGCTGGTGGTACAAGGAACATGAAGTGGACGTCGTCGGGTTCACCACAGACGGAACAATGATCGTGGGAGAATGCAAGTTCACTAACTCGCCACTGGACTACAGTGCTCTGTCCTCACTCGAAGACCACGCGTCGAAAATTCGCTGGACGCCGGACTCCGGCGAAGTTGACACGGAATACGCGTTGTTCACACGAAGTGGCGCAACACAATCAGTACAGGAAGCCGTGTCCGAGCGTGACGATCTCCAATTATTCAACGTAGATGATGTCACTAATCCATAG
- the cas3 gene encoding type I-D CRISPR-associated helicase Cas3', producing the protein MYPGEYPVDDVTPHKHQWALYDALTDCLPGLFVDDAPTGAGKTLAWLAPVVAEGLQTVAIYPTNALIEDQVRNINEKLDDVDGGDDVRLLAVTSETLQNEHAEQFPSANSNGERLRKLLTVAFNSQETVILLTNPDIFVLLRREIYRERIDAINRFEVAVIDEFHRATRKERNTMLFLLDEMYETNEAICRLKHLVFLSATPEKELERQFEEAMAAPYYRVSELEWRQTPHPAVGTDEESVIAFAPDELPPDYRAVLPPVDLTITPAPTFETATEILNSEDVLHDRLKNGRTVMMIDGVHEVDRVYHSLSQSGLEGTVRIDGFHRDNVREKINLFETLVSNSAVEVGIDFDTEQILFSGHDAASFFQRLGRLRTRSDRSTAYGYVPPYLFSTLESMADRYTGQWVDRATFEELVSSEYVDSSTPESFDWRYSAVEAYDHIEKQAEGAPSDDQPTIRETGWKRIERHFFHNHENGLTEADLKRLHDIAGSRLLNTLQTYRGDSIQTVVYNSQSQTLQTYSIPYLLRYGNVSFHSKTEFLALIPEHLHHHVSRLEPYSSGYCLYQGGYKNEEDTTEKGQSTGRLVTYKATGELYSLLSNVSRDIRTPKVCTGLEIETEPSVRGLDLLKEDLSETEVLCYPLEGHVSQIRNQYSLDPFKFIYPLYYTESNAAVAFSHDALYLHCHVQDRIEAESNTIDEVLDF; encoded by the coding sequence ATGTACCCCGGAGAGTACCCTGTAGATGATGTAACTCCGCATAAACATCAGTGGGCACTTTACGATGCACTCACAGATTGTCTTCCTGGATTGTTTGTTGACGATGCCCCAACTGGAGCCGGTAAGACGCTTGCATGGCTTGCTCCCGTCGTAGCCGAAGGACTTCAGACAGTAGCAATATATCCAACAAATGCACTTATTGAAGACCAGGTACGGAACATCAACGAGAAGCTTGACGATGTCGACGGGGGAGATGATGTACGTCTTCTTGCTGTGACTAGCGAAACACTCCAGAACGAGCACGCCGAACAGTTCCCATCGGCTAACTCAAATGGGGAACGGCTTCGAAAATTGCTCACAGTGGCGTTCAATAGTCAAGAGACCGTTATTCTTCTCACAAATCCGGATATATTTGTCCTTCTTCGCCGGGAGATATATCGAGAGAGAATTGACGCAATCAATCGATTTGAGGTAGCGGTCATTGATGAGTTCCATCGGGCAACACGGAAGGAGCGAAATACGATGCTCTTTCTACTCGATGAAATGTATGAGACTAATGAAGCAATCTGTCGGCTCAAACATCTTGTATTCCTCAGCGCAACTCCAGAAAAAGAACTCGAACGCCAGTTTGAGGAGGCAATGGCCGCGCCGTACTATCGTGTTAGTGAGTTAGAATGGCGACAAACACCACATCCAGCCGTTGGCACTGATGAGGAGTCAGTGATTGCATTTGCTCCTGACGAACTCCCGCCAGACTACCGAGCAGTGCTACCACCAGTCGACCTGACAATCACACCTGCGCCGACATTTGAGACTGCCACAGAGATTCTCAATTCGGAAGATGTGTTGCATGATCGATTGAAGAACGGTAGGACGGTCATGATGATTGACGGGGTCCATGAAGTCGATCGCGTTTATCATTCGTTGTCTCAATCAGGTCTTGAAGGAACTGTTCGAATCGATGGCTTTCACCGTGACAACGTGCGTGAAAAGATCAATTTATTCGAGACCTTAGTAAGTAATTCTGCTGTTGAGGTTGGTATCGACTTTGACACAGAGCAAATCCTATTCTCTGGTCACGACGCGGCGAGTTTTTTCCAACGACTTGGCCGGCTCAGAACCCGCTCTGATCGATCTACAGCGTATGGATATGTACCACCATATCTATTCAGTACACTTGAATCAATGGCCGACAGATATACTGGCCAATGGGTTGATCGAGCAACATTCGAAGAACTTGTTAGTTCAGAGTATGTTGACTCATCAACACCGGAATCGTTCGACTGGCGATACTCGGCTGTTGAAGCCTATGACCACATTGAAAAACAAGCAGAGGGTGCACCATCAGACGACCAACCAACAATACGAGAGACAGGCTGGAAACGTATTGAACGTCATTTCTTCCACAATCATGAGAACGGACTTACCGAGGCTGACCTAAAACGATTGCATGATATTGCAGGCTCACGGCTTTTAAATACGCTCCAGACCTATCGCGGGGACAGCATACAGACAGTAGTCTACAATAGTCAGTCACAGACACTCCAGACATACAGTATTCCATACCTACTCCGTTATGGTAATGTCTCGTTCCATTCAAAGACTGAGTTTCTCGCCCTCATTCCAGAACACTTGCATCACCACGTTTCACGGCTTGAACCATACAGTAGTGGCTACTGTCTCTATCAAGGCGGTTATAAAAACGAAGAAGATACCACGGAGAAAGGCCAGTCAACTGGGCGGTTAGTCACCTACAAAGCAACTGGTGAATTGTACTCGCTATTAAGTAATGTCTCTCGGGATATTCGGACACCGAAAGTCTGCACTGGACTCGAGATCGAGACAGAGCCGAGCGTCAGAGGTCTCGATTTATTGAAAGAAGATCTCTCGGAGACGGAGGTTCTCTGTTATCCGTTAGAGGGCCACGTTTCCCAAATACGGAACCAATATTCACTTGATCCCTTTAAATTCATATATCCACTATACTATACAGAGAGCAATGCAGCGGTCGCATTCAGTCATGATGCGCTTTATTTACATTGCCACGTCCAAGATCGGATAGAGGCTGAATCAAACACGATTGACGAGGTGCTTGATTTTTGA
- the tnpC gene encoding IS66 family transposase encodes MSLGIGGSPESIDSAIRTENSTHLRQQLVVQKLENRLLRRQLAAQQQQIEQLETRLKRYENPNTPPSKQGGAAGSPGNDDSDEEKDENQEDDAGGDADAASDSSPGRSEGHEGTTRPPPEPEETIRVDQGYCPDCEQSLSNPDSYVSRTVIDIPLPIPTTVIEYKLGKHRCSCGNEVVAEHPDCPETGRFGPNIMAQTALGRFHQRLPNRKQAELFDWELDIPISHRTIYNLTKRVADRLRPAYDDVKARIQESDVVYCDETGFPVDGEQHWAWTFVTDEEVLFWVDESRGSQVLEDVLGEEFAEDSTLSCDGWSAYPSYHTKLQRCWAHLLREAEYVAERYEEAEKLSAELHALHDDLTAFDKEDPSASAREQKRAEASLHLEGLIREDYEAQEVQKLIEKIRNGLGHWLTFVTEPDVDSTNNRAERALREQVVLRKMFRTLRSAEGVQIHETITTMLATWKRRGLDPPEQLQSILGGKELSSG; translated from the coding sequence GTGTCGCTGGGGATTGGCGGATCGCCGGAATCGATAGATTCCGCGATCCGCACCGAGAACAGTACGCATCTCCGCCAGCAACTCGTAGTCCAGAAGCTTGAGAACCGTCTTCTCCGTCGCCAACTCGCTGCACAGCAACAACAGATCGAACAACTTGAGACTCGCCTCAAGAGGTACGAAAACCCAAACACACCACCCAGTAAGCAGGGTGGTGCGGCTGGATCACCTGGCAACGACGACAGCGACGAGGAAAAGGACGAAAACCAGGAAGACGACGCTGGCGGCGACGCTGACGCCGCCAGCGACTCATCCCCAGGACGTAGCGAAGGTCACGAAGGAACAACTCGACCGCCACCTGAACCAGAGGAGACTATTCGAGTCGATCAGGGATATTGTCCAGATTGTGAGCAAAGCCTCTCTAACCCGGACAGCTACGTCTCACGAACTGTTATCGACATTCCTCTTCCCATTCCAACCACTGTCATCGAGTACAAACTCGGCAAACACCGCTGTTCCTGTGGAAACGAGGTCGTTGCTGAACATCCTGACTGCCCGGAAACCGGGCGGTTTGGGCCGAATATCATGGCCCAAACCGCCCTCGGTAGGTTCCATCAGCGACTTCCGAACCGTAAACAGGCGGAGCTGTTTGATTGGGAACTCGATATTCCCATCTCTCATCGGACGATCTACAACCTGACCAAGCGGGTCGCAGACCGGCTGCGACCCGCGTATGACGATGTCAAAGCCCGTATTCAGGAAAGTGACGTCGTCTACTGCGATGAAACGGGATTTCCTGTTGACGGAGAGCAACACTGGGCGTGGACGTTCGTTACTGACGAAGAGGTGCTGTTCTGGGTTGATGAGAGTCGTGGAAGCCAGGTGTTAGAGGACGTCCTCGGCGAGGAATTCGCCGAGGACTCGACGCTCAGCTGTGACGGTTGGTCAGCGTATCCGAGCTATCACACGAAGCTCCAGCGGTGCTGGGCACATCTGTTGCGGGAGGCGGAGTACGTTGCTGAACGGTACGAGGAAGCAGAGAAGTTATCTGCGGAGTTACACGCTCTCCATGACGATTTAACGGCGTTCGACAAGGAGGATCCATCCGCCTCCGCCCGCGAGCAGAAGCGGGCGGAGGCGTCGTTACATCTGGAAGGCCTGATCAGGGAAGACTATGAGGCACAGGAGGTCCAGAAGCTGATCGAGAAGATCAGGAACGGGTTAGGCCACTGGCTGACGTTCGTCACAGAGCCAGACGTCGATTCGACGAATAATCGCGCAGAGCGCGCTCTGCGCGAGCAAGTTGTGCTGCGGAAGATGTTCCGGACCCTCCGCTCAGCCGAAGGGGTCCAGATTCACGAGACGATCACGACCATGTTAGCCACGTGGAAACGGCGAGGACTAGATCCGCCTGAACAGCTCCAGTCCATCCTCGGTGGGAAAGAACTCAGTTCAGGATGA
- a CDS encoding SprT-like domain-containing protein: MVTAGNLGDSHALSQRAWEYANEVIFGDEWPLTPDHVDLSRVTFETSTRMVRRHGVCSSDGCGNCTIRLSKRTLDRAGFEALQETIRHELVHAYQQQTTGVDTGHGDSFKQWVEPLALSGRCSTHYEKQPEDYKYRFYCIDGCGFIGGRHRWSVAVARAIEGTQICGTCDAQLRVEGPNGVLDEIPEWRDDTPFDEDDLRYRFYCENCGLIGGRRQMCKTVRRVVHGATICEHCDSLEIETRDESGNIITSNDL; the protein is encoded by the coding sequence ATGGTGACCGCGGGCAACCTCGGAGATTCGCACGCCCTCTCTCAGCGGGCATGGGAGTATGCGAACGAGGTTATTTTTGGTGACGAGTGGCCACTGACGCCGGATCACGTTGATCTCTCTCGTGTAACCTTCGAGACCAGCACGCGAATGGTGCGACGACACGGGGTCTGTTCATCGGACGGATGTGGTAACTGTACGATTCGTCTGTCCAAACGGACTCTCGATAGGGCGGGGTTCGAAGCACTACAGGAGACGATTCGCCACGAACTCGTCCATGCCTACCAGCAACAGACCACCGGCGTTGATACCGGTCACGGCGACTCGTTCAAGCAATGGGTGGAGCCGTTAGCTCTCTCTGGACGATGCAGCACTCACTACGAGAAACAACCCGAGGACTACAAATATCGTTTTTACTGCATAGATGGGTGTGGATTCATCGGTGGTCGCCACCGCTGGAGCGTCGCGGTCGCCCGTGCGATCGAGGGAACACAGATCTGTGGCACCTGCGACGCCCAGCTCCGTGTCGAAGGCCCCAACGGCGTCCTTGACGAGATCCCAGAGTGGCGCGATGACACCCCATTCGACGAAGACGACCTCCGCTATCGGTTCTATTGCGAGAACTGCGGACTTATCGGTGGCCGCCGACAGATGTGCAAGACCGTCCGTCGGGTTGTCCACGGCGCCACCATCTGTGAGCACTGTGATTCGCTGGAAATCGAAACGCGTGATGAAAGTGGGAACATCATCACATCCAATGACCTCTAG
- the cas7d gene encoding type I-D CRISPR-associated protein Cas7/Csc2: protein MISDTLTTALENGTVSMDGMTNTPGTNYTTILTLRELESHAVFTTNGQDADIASLSVVGENSSIEYSPGIMFMRKQTGSDRRMGKAIQRELLEYDRPDSMEVNDMNPQSVESALYGSAASGDDDVDIGVTSRVMYDTAFTVRDASACIDEKFQNAPGEGYAKGSRSTIREPDFFEPGTLFPCAITLRDATPAEVAFVVAITKRNKRYGAATTRLGRVKNHILGVYTGSEEGPSNRELTANVITSFAADDEQTLSDVVQAPALDVVQACEYVKDAYDAACENKIAQEPVDEEIVNELLSLADDEELQAILEAQRPRSEAFIDGAIDTDGN, encoded by the coding sequence ATGATCTCAGATACACTCACCACAGCACTGGAGAACGGTACAGTTTCGATGGACGGAATGACGAACACCCCTGGAACAAACTATACGACAATTCTCACTCTCCGTGAGCTAGAGAGCCACGCGGTCTTCACGACGAACGGACAAGACGCGGATATTGCGTCGCTGTCCGTCGTTGGTGAGAATTCGAGTATCGAGTATTCGCCAGGGATCATGTTCATGCGAAAACAGACGGGAAGCGACCGTCGGATGGGGAAAGCAATCCAGCGAGAGCTACTGGAGTATGACCGCCCAGATTCGATGGAAGTCAATGATATGAATCCTCAGTCGGTTGAATCCGCACTCTACGGGAGTGCAGCCAGCGGTGACGACGATGTCGACATTGGCGTCACCTCTCGTGTGATGTATGACACGGCGTTTACCGTTCGTGACGCCAGTGCGTGTATCGATGAGAAGTTCCAGAACGCGCCCGGAGAGGGATACGCAAAAGGATCACGTTCAACGATCCGTGAGCCAGACTTCTTCGAACCAGGGACACTGTTCCCGTGTGCGATCACCCTTCGAGATGCGACTCCGGCTGAAGTCGCGTTTGTCGTTGCAATCACGAAACGAAACAAGCGGTACGGAGCTGCAACAACGCGACTTGGTCGTGTGAAAAACCACATTCTCGGAGTGTACACCGGCTCTGAGGAAGGACCCTCTAACCGAGAATTGACGGCCAACGTAATCACATCGTTTGCCGCAGACGACGAACAGACGCTCAGTGATGTAGTTCAGGCACCAGCACTCGACGTTGTACAGGCATGTGAGTACGTCAAAGATGCCTACGATGCAGCCTGCGAGAACAAGATTGCACAAGAACCGGTTGATGAGGAGATAGTTAACGAGTTGCTTTCGCTGGCGGATGACGAGGAACTACAGGCGATTCTTGAAGCACAACGGCCACGCTCAGAGGCGTTTATCGATGGCGCAATCGACACTGACGGAAACTAA
- a CDS encoding MarR family transcriptional regulator, which yields MPIDIDTFEGSSEDTLGGGLTQPERVLSFLASHADQAFRPVEIAGATEIPQNSINSVLHRLEEQALVRHKGEYWAITDDRDRLHSLTQYELVTESLNELYGEEDPSEWVEHMPATDETEKTDNE from the coding sequence ATGCCGATCGACATCGATACATTCGAGGGAAGTTCGGAGGATACGCTCGGCGGTGGACTCACGCAGCCGGAGCGCGTCCTGTCGTTCCTTGCCTCTCACGCTGATCAGGCGTTCCGACCGGTCGAAATTGCCGGAGCGACAGAAATTCCACAGAATTCCATCAATTCTGTCCTGCATCGTCTTGAAGAACAAGCGCTCGTCCGCCACAAGGGTGAATACTGGGCTATTACGGACGACCGCGACCGTCTCCACTCGCTCACACAGTATGAACTCGTCACGGAGAGTCTGAACGAACTCTACGGCGAAGAGGATCCCTCCGAGTGGGTTGAACATATGCCAGCCACGGATGAGACCGAGAAGACGGACAACGAATGA
- the cas2 gene encoding CRISPR-associated endonuclease Cas2, with amino-acid sequence MRLAIAYDVSDDANRRRVYRTLERYGAWKQYSVFELEISKTERVELEDELESHIDPSDGDRIRIYYLCSGCQEATTDLGAEQPDESSNVI; translated from the coding sequence ATGCGTCTCGCAATCGCCTACGACGTCAGTGACGATGCGAACCGACGGCGAGTGTATCGAACTCTCGAGCGGTATGGTGCGTGGAAACAGTACAGCGTCTTCGAGCTCGAGATCTCGAAAACTGAGCGCGTGGAGCTTGAAGACGAACTCGAGTCACACATCGACCCGTCTGATGGAGACCGAATCCGGATATATTACCTCTGTTCCGGGTGTCAGGAAGCGACGACTGATCTTGGTGCCGAGCAGCCCGACGAGTCTTCGAACGTAATCTGA
- the cas5d gene encoding type I-D CRISPR-associated protein Cas5/Csc1, producing the protein MKVIEATLTTHGKVGFASREVGRMTDTDSCILNTALHYALGLASGRYVDVSHQPTYIEDTAEIVNDVYVTPAAPARVERNESIKTEYITTNRNARSDTYATPNYPATDDPTGKSSKNLPTFERERALAPENVFRFYVFPYGRDATEVASQLPSYIRLGKKRGKGHVSYRIVNGVRRSGEFTLGHPLSVYDHETTPIGGVVMKQMQPTPVWFEAEFDTEYYAIESPFRNQSRVCYPADAKFLATKRNDV; encoded by the coding sequence ATGAAAGTCATCGAAGCAACGCTCACCACACACGGAAAAGTCGGCTTCGCCTCACGTGAAGTTGGCCGAATGACGGATACGGACTCCTGTATCCTGAATACGGCACTCCACTACGCACTCGGTCTTGCCAGTGGTCGTTATGTCGATGTTAGTCATCAACCAACATACATTGAAGACACCGCTGAGATAGTAAATGACGTATACGTTACCCCTGCGGCACCTGCTCGTGTCGAGCGAAATGAGTCGATAAAAACCGAGTATATCACGACGAATCGAAATGCTCGGAGCGACACCTACGCGACACCAAATTATCCTGCGACGGATGATCCAACTGGGAAATCCAGCAAGAACCTTCCGACGTTCGAACGGGAGCGGGCACTCGCCCCTGAAAACGTGTTTCGGTTCTATGTGTTCCCGTACGGTCGGGATGCAACCGAGGTCGCATCGCAACTTCCATCGTACATTCGTCTGGGAAAAAAGCGTGGGAAAGGGCATGTTAGCTACCGAATCGTCAACGGAGTCCGTCGTTCCGGAGAGTTCACGCTAGGGCATCCACTCAGTGTCTACGATCACGAAACAACACCTATCGGTGGTGTTGTAATGAAACAGATGCAGCCGACGCCAGTCTGGTTCGAAGCCGAGTTCGATACAGAGTATTATGCGATCGAATCACCCTTCCGAAATCAGTCACGTGTCTGCTATCCTGCTGATGCAAAATTCTTAGCTACAAAACGGAACGATGTCTAA
- the cas1d gene encoding type I-D CRISPR-associated endonuclease Cas1d: MKAPEGMFDESVIYVTKQGAQVQVDGGRIVIWDVDGDEGELASFPIEKLDTINVFGGVNFSTPFVARANEHGIVLNYFTQHGKYRGSFVPEKNTIAEVRRAQYDLSRERELDIARQMIAGKIRNARTLLSRKGVRGTDVLKDLGVRTESDATKDDLRGTEGEAAERYFQLLDETLADGWMFEKRTKRPPEDHINSLLSLTYVFMKNEVLSALRQYNLDPFLGVLHADRHGRPSLALDLQEEFRPIFCDAFVIRLVNRGVVNHDDFRKDNRLSDGAFKTYLEKFEDYMNEELTHPHFEYTVTRRKAVRQQAILLRKAITDELDEYHPLTFAR, encoded by the coding sequence ATGAAGGCACCGGAGGGGATGTTCGACGAATCGGTCATCTACGTAACTAAACAGGGAGCGCAGGTGCAGGTCGACGGTGGTCGGATCGTGATCTGGGACGTCGACGGAGACGAGGGCGAACTGGCCTCGTTCCCAATCGAGAAGCTCGACACGATCAACGTCTTCGGTGGCGTCAACTTCAGCACACCGTTCGTTGCTCGAGCGAACGAACACGGGATTGTCCTCAACTATTTCACCCAGCACGGCAAGTACCGCGGGAGTTTTGTTCCCGAGAAGAACACGATCGCCGAGGTGCGACGAGCGCAGTACGATCTCTCCAGAGAGAGGGAACTCGATATCGCCCGGCAGATGATCGCCGGGAAGATCCGTAACGCCCGGACTCTTCTCTCCCGGAAGGGCGTTCGTGGAACGGATGTCCTGAAAGACCTCGGTGTCCGCACGGAGTCCGATGCGACGAAAGACGACCTCCGAGGTACGGAAGGCGAGGCCGCAGAGCGGTATTTCCAGCTTCTCGATGAGACACTCGCCGACGGCTGGATGTTCGAGAAGCGCACGAAACGACCACCCGAAGACCACATCAACTCGCTGCTGTCGCTGACCTATGTCTTTATGAAAAACGAGGTCCTGTCAGCGCTTCGCCAGTACAATCTCGACCCGTTTCTCGGCGTGTTGCACGCTGACCGTCACGGTCGCCCATCGCTTGCGCTCGATCTTCAAGAAGAGTTCCGTCCGATATTCTGTGACGCTTTCGTTATACGACTTGTCAACCGTGGCGTGGTCAATCATGACGATTTCCGCAAGGACAACAGGTTGAGCGACGGCGCTTTCAAAACATATCTCGAGAAGTTCGAAGATTACATGAACGAGGAGCTGACTCATCCTCATTTCGAGTACACAGTCACTCGCCGGAAGGCAGTCAGACAGCAGGCGATTCTCCTCCGAAAAGCGATCACCGACGAGCTCGACGAGTACCACCCTCTGACGTTCGCGAGGTAG
- the cas4 gene encoding CRISPR-associated protein Cas4 encodes MSTPQTIGQRDTLVPVSALNEFVYCPRRFYYQHYHDEMGTPYELVDGRSKHEKQSQRGGWITERYFRAAELSLHGKIDLIESDGDLLTPVERKRAESGQYFPSDEIQLAGYCMLLESAIEEPVNVGYIYLYKTDERYAIQITESHRETVRKIIDKIQSLSVDSIPPLTDNPKKCEACSAREYCMPAETARLEPEKARGTGWEGQI; translated from the coding sequence TTGAGCACACCACAGACGATCGGACAGCGTGATACACTCGTACCGGTGAGCGCGCTAAATGAGTTCGTCTACTGTCCACGTCGGTTTTATTATCAGCACTATCATGACGAGATGGGGACCCCATATGAGCTTGTAGATGGCCGATCAAAACACGAAAAACAATCACAGAGGGGCGGATGGATCACGGAGCGATATTTCAGAGCAGCCGAACTTAGTCTGCATGGAAAGATTGATTTGATTGAATCGGACGGGGATTTACTCACACCTGTTGAGCGAAAACGTGCTGAGAGTGGACAGTATTTTCCAAGTGATGAGATCCAGCTTGCGGGGTACTGTATGCTACTTGAATCTGCAATTGAAGAGCCGGTTAATGTCGGCTATATTTATTTGTATAAAACTGACGAGCGGTATGCGATCCAAATTACGGAAAGTCACCGGGAGACGGTACGGAAGATCATCGATAAGATCCAATCACTGTCCGTCGACTCCATCCCTCCACTCACAGATAATCCTAAGAAATGCGAAGCGTGCTCGGCTCGCGAATACTGCATGCCTGCTGAAACAGCCCGTCTCGAGCCGGAGAAAGCTCGCGGAACGGGCTGGGAGGGGCAAATATGA